In one Cyclopterus lumpus isolate fCycLum1 chromosome 22, fCycLum1.pri, whole genome shotgun sequence genomic region, the following are encoded:
- the rdh12 gene encoding retinol dehydrogenase 12, giving the protein MMLLLLIVAGLGVVTLLVILFAPHIRKYAAGGVCRSTVSLDGKTVLITGANTGIGKETAMELAVRGARVIMACRDVDKGEEAAASIRAAHPETQVEVRELDLADTCSIRAFAQKFLGEVNHLHILIHNAGVMMCPYTKTIDGFEMHIGVNHLGHFLLTSLLIGLLKRSAPARIVVVSSLAHNFGWIRFHDLHSQGSYNSGLAYCQSKLANVLFTRELARRLKGTDVTVNSVHPGTVNSDLTRHSTLMTIFFTVFATFLKTPREGAQTSLYCAVADELHSVSGKHFSDCAPAFVAPQGRSEETARRLWDVSCELLGIEWD; this is encoded by the exons atgatgttgcttttattaattGTCGCGGGCCTCGGAGTGGTGACGTTACTGGTGATTTTATTTGCTCCACACATCAG AAAATATGCAGCAGGAGGAGTGTGCAGGTCCACAGTTAGTCTTGATGGGAAGACGGTCCTCATCACTGGGGCCAACACAGGGATCGGGAAGGAGACTGCCATGGAACTGGCAGTGAGAG GCGCGCGGGTGATCATGGCGTGTCGAGATGTGGACAAAGGAGAGGAGGCCGCGGCCAGTATACGAGCTGCGCATCCCGAAACACAAGTGGAGGTTCGAGAGCTGGACTTGGCCGACACCTGCTCCATACGAGCCTTCGCTCAGAAATTCCTAGGAG aggtCAACCATCTTCACATCCTTATCCACAACGCCGGCGTGATGATGTGCCCCTACACAAAAACAATCGACGGCTTTGAGATGCACATCGGAGTCAATCACTTGG GGCACTTCCTGTTGACGTCCCTCCTGATCGGGCTGCTGAAGCGCAGTGCGCCGGCCCGCATCGTGGTGGTCTCGTCTCTGGCTCACAACTTCGGCTGGATCCGTTTCCATGACCTTCACAGCCAGGGCAGCTACAACAGCGGTTTAGCATACTGCCAGAGCAAACTGGCAAACGTGCTCTTTACCAGAGAGTTGGCGCGTAGACTCAAag GTACCGATGTCACGGTGAACTCAGTCCACCCGGGGACGGTGAACTCCGACCTGACTAGACACTCGACTCTCATGACGATATTTTTCACCGTCTTCGCCACGTTCCTAAAAACCCCACGCGAAGGAGCGCAGACCAGCCTCTACTGTGCAGTGGCAGACGAACTGCACTCAGTCTCTGGGAAACACTTCAG TGACTGCGCCCCTGCCTTTGTTGCCCCACAGGGAAGAAGTGAGGAGACAGCGCGGCGACTGTGGGACGTCAGCTGTGAGCTTCTGGGTATCGAGTGGGACTGA